From the Temnothorax longispinosus isolate EJ_2023e chromosome 6, Tlon_JGU_v1, whole genome shotgun sequence genome, one window contains:
- the LOC139815445 gene encoding putative gustatory receptor 28b, with protein sequence MFYYEQRSPFLIINLKALKKQHLVISDAVKMLNIIFSLQLLATIVLTFSEITFGLYLHIIQYNRENGLFIKLDIKIGLVFLNMIHHTVKMTLLVWACETGKNQAQEIRTTIHDVLNISRDEQIKNELQLFSLQTLHCKNTFSAKGLNVDATFLATMTGTIATYMLILLQFLIISHSCDEKSAINST encoded by the exons atgttttattacgaGCAGAGAAGTCCATTTCTGATAATAAACCTTAAGGCTCTGAAAAAGCAACATCTGGTGATCAGCGACGCAGtgaaaatgttaaacataattttcagTTTGCAACTTCTTGCTACGATAGTCTTAACCTTTTCTGAAATTACTTTTGGACTGTACCTCCATATAATACAGTATAATAGAGAAAATGGATTGTTTATCAAGTTGGATATAAAGATTGGTTTGGTATTCTTAAACATGATACATCACACTGTTAAAATGACGTTACTTGTGTGGGCTTGCGAGACTGGCAAGAATCAGGCTCAAGAGATCCGTACCACGATTCACGATGTACTTAACATCAGCAGAGatgagcaaataaaaaatgag ttgcagttattttctttgcaaacACTGCAttgcaaaaatacattttctgcCAAAGGTCTTAACGTGGACGCAACGTTTCTCGCTACG ATGACGGGTACCATCGCTACATATATGCTAATTTTGCTACAATTTTTGATCATATCACATTCTTGTGATGAAAAATCTGCAATTAATAGTACGTGA
- the LOC139815446 gene encoding putative gustatory receptor 28b: MFYYKQRNAFLIMNLKALKKQHLMVSNAVQMLNKIFSLQLLATITMNFSQIIFGLYQHVQWYNRLFINLDKQFGILFLITTVYYFKKMLLLVWACETGKNQAEEIRTTIHDVLNSSRDEQIKNELQLFSLQILHCENTFSAKGLNVDAPFLATMAGTITTYLLIVLQFLIISQSCDKKSAMNST, encoded by the exons ATGTTCTACTACAAGCAGAGAAATGCATTCCTGATAATGAACCTTAAGGCTTTGAAGAAGCAACATCTGATGGTCAGCAACGCTGTACAGATGCTGAACAAAATTTTCAGTTTGCAACTTCTTGCTACGATAACTATGAACTTTTCTCAAATCATTTTTGGACTGTATCAACATGTGCAGTGGTATAATAGATTGTTTATCAATTTGGATAAACAGTTCGgtatattattcttaataacTACAGtgtattactttaaaaaaatgttgttacTTGTTTGGGCTTGCGAGACCGGCAAGAATCAGGCTGAAGAGATCCGTACCACGATTCACGATGTACTTAACAGCAGCAGAGatgagcaaataaaaaatgag TTGCagttattttctttgcaaataTTGCATTgcgaaaatacattttctgcCAAAGGTCTTAATGTGGACGCACCATTTCTCGCTACA ATGGCGGGCACCATTACTACATATTTGTTAATTGTGCTACAATTCTTGATCATATCACAATCTTGTGATAAAAAATCTGCAATGAACAGTACATGA
- the LOC139815447 gene encoding uncharacterized protein — MGLLVWACETGKNQAQELRTTIHDVLNISRDEQIKMSVVDLAVVYQYIFMKITNFEVVTKSLEANCYNIVASFVTIVTFILSSPRMRLLQTIMEISSTLPPESYQKLSRLIHAKDIFGLFYIIGILFIYFYMMHTGIFNIMFTVYTVLLVFTMDMLYMNCVCILKACFKEINNNLLHMRVFIANNKPCVPIMFYEHRNPFLIMNLKGLKKQHLMISNTYDGYNGFFINLDEEVGLIFLETIYYVTKMGLLVWACETGKNQAQEIRTTIHDVLNISRDEQIKNELQLFSLQTLHRKSIFSAKGLNVDAPFLATLVGTITTYILILLQFLVISHSCDEESAINVTRIM; from the exons ATGGGGTTACTTGTGTGGGCTTGCGAGACTGGCAAGAATCAGGCTCAAGAGCTTCGTACCACGATTCACGATGTACTTAACATCAGCAGAgatgaacaaataaaaatgag TGTCGTCGACCTGGCAGTCGtctatcaatatatttttatgaagatCACAAACTTTGAAGTCGTGACCAAGTCTCTTGAAGCTAACTGCTATAATATAGTAGCCAGTTTTGTAACAATCGTCACGTTTATTTTGAGCAGTCCGCGAATGCGATTGCTCCAAACTATAATGGAGATCTCTTCGACACTGCCTCCGGAGTCGTATCAGAAGTTATCCAGATTAATTCACGCCAAAGATATCTTTGGTCTCTTCTACATTATCggcatactttttatatatttctacatgATGCACACCGGTATCTTCAATATAATGTTTACAGTGTACACAGTTCTACTAGTGTTTACAATGGATATGCTGTACATGAACTGTGTTTGTATATTAAAGGCTTGTTTCAAGgaaattaacaataatcttCTACATATGCGAGTATTCATAGCAAACAATAAACCATGTGTTCCCATAATGTTTTACGAACACAGAAATCCATTCCTGATAATGAACCTTAAGGGTCTGAAAAAGCAACATCTCATGATTAGCAACACA TATGATGGATACAATGgatttttcatcaatttgGATGAAGAGGTCGGTTTGATATTCTTAGAAACGATATATTACGTTACAAAAATGGGGTTACTTGTGTGGGCTTGCGAGACTGGCAAAAATCAGGCTCAAGAGATTCGTACCACGATTCACGATGTACTTAACATCAGCAGAgatgaacaaataaaaaatgag TTGCagttattttctttgcaaacATTGCATCgcaaaagtatattttctgCAAAAGGTCTTAATGTGGACGCACCGTTTCTCGCTACA TTGGTGGGTACCATcactacatatatattaattttgctacAATTCTTGGTCATATCACATTCCTGCGATGAAGAATCTGCAATCAATGTTACACGAATAATGTAA
- the LOC139814719 gene encoding uncharacterized protein, producing the protein MHSPLLDAATARSFHVKLVMCRSKEGVTQSLLKDEFKSYIYGTNFCNHARTNNKKRVNNNMRNGWRLFYATDFQSLMYPCFTFCRILGIFPYKINDSTFEASRSRYILSTIVICMFCVYGIITLYVLNISGTIIYISVPRSLERHSYYVLGSFVAIVTYVSRGPRLILLQTVQEVSSELPSESYKKLSRLIHVKDILGFFFLVILTLVCFIKMTLSSILLTMFSIYLTLVLFQMNMLYMNCVCVLKVCFKKINDNLTKVQELIMSDKPHLLRRIYHEQKNPFLLMKLKALKKQHLMVSDTVQMLNMIFSLQIIVTIVVCFSEITFNLYFYIVLSMANEEEEEFWYSFFMMCVIYYIIKIVLIVWACDSGKDQAAKIGITVHDLLNNTSDKEIKNELQLFSMQILHRENAFSAKGLTVDATLLTAMVGSITTYLLILIQFLVTSHSCGGRAASFTEIV; encoded by the exons atgCATTCCCCGCTACTCGACGCAGCAACTGCTCGCAGTTTTCATGTTAAGCTTGTTATGTGTAGATCGAAAGAAGGAGTTACGCAATCGCTGTTAAAAGAcgaatttaaaagttacatttacggaacaaatttttgtaatcaCGCTCGCACCAATAACAAA AAACGAGTAAACAACAACATGCGAAACGGGTGGCGATTATTTTACGCTACGGACTTTCAATCCTTGATGTATCCCTGCTTCACATTCTGCCGCATTCTTGGAATATTCCCATACAAGATCAACGATTCGACTTTCGAGGCTTCGAGATCACGTTATATTCTATCCACAATTGTTATCTGCATGTTCTGCGTTTATGGAATAATCACTCTCTACGTGCTCAATATTTCTGGGACGATCATATACATAAGCGTGCCTAGATCTCTTGAGCGTCACAGTTATTATGTGCTCGGTAGTTTCGTAGCGATCGTCACGTATGTCTCGAGAGGTCCACGGCTGATCTTGCTGCAGACTGTACAGGAAGTCTCTTCGGAACTACCCTCGGAATCGTATAAAAAGTTATCCAGACTAATTCATGTTAAAGATATCCTCGGTTTCTTCTTCCTTGTCATCCTAACATTAGTATGTTTCATCAAGATGACTCTGAGTTCAATCTTGCTAACAATGTTTTCAATATATCTCACCTTAGTGCTGTTTCAAATGAATATGCTGTATATGAATTGCGTTTGTGTACTAAAAGTctgtttcaagaaaattaacgataatttGACAAAGGTGCAGGAACTCATAATGAGCGACAAACCTCATCTACTCAGACGAATCTATCACGAGCAAAAGAATCCATTTCTGTTGATGAAACTTAAAGCCCTAAAGAAGCAACATCTGATGGTCAGCGACACAGTGCAGATGCTGAATATGATTTTCAGTTTGCAGATTATCGTTACCATAGTTGTATGCTTCTCTGAGATCACTTTCAATCTGTACTTCTACATAGTCTTGTCCATGGCCaatgaagaggaagaagagttTTGGTACTCGTTTTTTATGATGTgcgtgatatattatattataaaaatagtattgATAGTATGGGCTTGCGATAGTGGGAAAGATCAAGCTGCGAAGATTGGTATCACTGTTCATGATCTGCTTAACAATACCAgcgataaagaaataaaaaacgag CTGCAACTATTTTCTATGCAAATACTGCATCGAGAAAATGCATTCTCTGCAAAAGGTCTCACTGTGGATGCAACGCTTCTCACTGCG atgGTGGGTAGCATTACTACGTATTTATTGATCTTAATACAATTCTTGGTCACATCACATTCTTGCGGTGGAAGAGCTGCTAGTTTTACCGAAATAgtctaa
- the LOC139815085 gene encoding uncharacterized protein: MRKKWQLFYATDFQSLMYPCFTFCRILGTFPYKINASTIETSKPRYILSTVIICVFCVLDVKFIHDMISKEITFEDVTTNFEILTFYTFSGFIVIITHVLSSPRMRLLQTIMEISSTLPPELYQKLSRLIYAKDIFGLFYLIGKLFAFYILFYMAEVGISYIIFEVYTVLVVFTMDMLYMNCVCTLKACFKEINNNLLHMQAFIVNNEPCVPTLPMMFCYGQRNAFLIMNLKALKKQHLMVSNTVQMLNTIFSLQLLATIVIIFAEIIFGLYFHVVQYNRYDGFFINLDEEIGLIFLETIYYVTKMALLVWACETGKNQAQEIRTTIHDVLNISRDEQIKNELQLFSLQILHCKNTFSAKGLNVDATFLATVNTRSFALINEIYHVYFFSLCL, from the exons ATGCGAAAAAAATGGCAGCTATTCTACGCTACGGACTTTCAATCCTTGATGTATCCCTGCTTTACATTCTGCCGCATTCTTGGAACATTTCCGTACAAGATCAACGCTTCGACTATCGAGACTTCAAAACCACGTTACATTCTGTCGACCGTAATTATATGTGTCTTCTGTGTATTAGACGTGAAATTTATTCATGATATGATTTCTAAAGAAATCACTTTTGAAGACGTAAccacaaattttgaaattttaactttctATACATTCAGCGGTTTCATTGTAATTATCACGCATGTTTTGAGCAGCCCGCGAATGCGATTGCTCCAAACCATAATGGAGATCTCTTCAACTCTGCCTCCGGAGTTATACCAAAAGTTATCCAGATTAATTTACGCTAAGGATATCTTTGGTCTCTTCTATCTTATCGGCAaactttttgcattttatatacttttctacATGGCAGAAGTCGGCATCtcctatataatatttgaagtGTACACAGTTCTAGTAGTGTTTACAATGGATATGCTGTACATGAACTGTGTTTGTACATTGAAGGCTTGTTTCAAGgaaattaacaataatcttCTACATATGCAAGCATTCATAGTAAACAATGAACCATGTGTTCCCACACTTCCCATGATGTTCTGCTACGGGCAAAGAAATGCATTCCTGATAATGAACCTTAAGGCTCTGAAAAAGCAACATCTCATGGTTAGCAACACAGTACAGATGCTGAACACAATTTTCAGTTTGCAACTTCTTGCTACTATAGTTATAATCTTcgctgaaattatttttggacTGTACTTCCATGTAGTGCAGTATAATAGATATGATGgatttttcatcaatttgGATGAAGAGATCGGTTTGATATTCTTAGAAACAATATATTACGTAACAAAAATGGCGTTACTTGTGTGGGCTTGCGAGACTGGCAAGAATCAAGCTCAAGAGATCCGTACCACGATTCACGATGTACTTAACATCAGCAGAGatgagcaaataaaaaatgag ttGCAGTTATTTTCGTTGCAAATATTGCATTGCAAGAATACATTTTCTGCCAAAGGTCTTAATGTGGACGCAACGTTTCTCGCTACGGTAAATACTCGATCGTTTgctttaattaatgaaatttatcatgtttatttcttttcattgtGTCTTTAG
- the LOC139815058 gene encoding uncharacterized protein — protein MWKRWLFRATDFQSLMYPCFILCHIVGTFPYKIIASTFVASKSRYILSTVIICVFCVLDLKYFYDVAIYKVINFKDVARNCDVMTFYTICGFVIITTHVLSGHRMRLLQTIMKISSRLSPKSYNKLSRLIHAKDIIGFFYVIGLFSIYFNMVHMNIVYVIFTLYSVLHNFTMDMLYINCVCVLKACFEEINNNLLHIKEFIVNNKLCVPIMFYYEQRNPFLIINLKALKKQHLMISDAVKMLNIIFSLQLLASIVLTFSGIIFGLYHHIVQYNRENGLFIKLDKKIGLIFVDTICYFIKMALLAWACETGKNQAQEIRTTIHDVLNTSRDEQIKNELLLFSLQTLHCKNTFSAKGLNVDATFLATMAGTIATYMLILLQFLIISHPCDKKSAINSTMNNVIP, from the exons ATGTGGAAAAGATGGCTATTCCGCGCTACGGATTTTCAATCTTTAATGTATCCTTGTTTCATCCTTTGCCACATTGTGGGAACATTTCCATACAAGATCATCGCTTCGACTTTCGTGGCTTCAAAATCACGTTACATTCTGTCGACCGTAATTATCTGTGTCTTCTGCGTATTAGacctgaaatatttttatgatgtgGCAATTTATAAGGTAATCAACTTTAAAGACGTAGCCAGAAATTGTGACGTTATGACCTTTTATACGATCTGCGGTTTCGTTATAATTACTACACATGTTTTGAGCGGTCATCGAATGCGCTTGCTCCAGACTATAATGAAGATCTCTTCAAGACTGTCTCCGAAGTCATACAACAAGTTATCCAGATTAATTCACGCCAAGGACATCATTGGTTTCTTCTATGTTATCGgcttattttcaatatatttcaacATGGTGCATAtgaatattgtatatgtaatatttacattgtaCTCAGtactacataattttacaatgGACATGTTGTACATAAACTGTGTTTGTGTACTAAAGGCTTGTTtcgaagaaattaataataatcttctacacataaaagaatttatagtaaacaataaattatgtgTTCccataatgttttattacgaGCAGAGAAATCCATTTCTGATAATAAACCTTAAGGCTCTGAAGAAGCAACATCTGATGATCAGCGACGCAGTGAAAATGTTGAACATAATTTTCAGTTTGCAACTTCTTGCTTCGATAGTCTTAACCTTTTCTGGAATTATTTTTGGACTGTACCACCATATAGTACAGTATAATAGAGAAAATGGATTGTTCATCAAGTTGGACAAAAAGATCGGTTTGATATTCGTAGACACGATAtgttactttataaaaatggcGTTACTTGCATGGGCTTGCGAGACTGGCAAAAATCAGGCTCAAGAGATTCGTACCACGATTCACGACGTACTTAACACCAGCAGAGAtgagcaaattaaaaatgag TTgctgttattttctttgcaaacATTGCAttgcaaaaatacattttctgcCAAAGGTCTTAATGTGGACGCAACGTTTCTCGCTACG ATGGCGGGTACCATCGCTACATATATGCTAATTTTGCTACAATTTTTGATCATATCACATCCTTGTGATAAAAAATCTGCAATCAATAGTACCATGAACAATGTAATTCCATAA
- the LOC139815059 gene encoding uncharacterized protein encodes MWERWRLFHATDFQSLMYPCFIFCRILGTFPYKINASTFEASKPRYILSTVIICIFCVLDLIFIRDTVVSKVIDFSHVTQSFTTLCFYTFSGLIIIITHVLSGPRMRLLQTIEKVSSRLSPESYKKLSRLIHAKDIFGLFYLIGSIFIYFYMLGHVNIMHIILAVYTVLHIFTMDMLYMNCVCVLKACFKEINNNLLHMQELIVNNKPYVPMMFYYKQRNAFLIMNLKALKKQHLTISNAVQMLNKIFSLQLLVTITMNFSQIIFGLYYYVQWYYRLFINLHKQFGITFLTTTAYYVIKMVLLVWVCETGKNRAEEIRTTIHDVLNISRDEQIKNELQLFSLQILHCENTFSAKSLNVDAQFLATMAGTITTYLLIVLQFWIISQSCDEKSAINST; translated from the exons ATGTGGGAAAGATGGCGGTTATTCCACGCCACAGACTTTCAGTCCTTAATGTATCCCTGTTTCATCTTCTGCCGCATTCTCGGAACATTCCCATACAAGATTAACGCTTCGACTTTCGAGGCTTCAAAACCGCGTTACATTCTGTCGACCgtaattatatgtatcttCTGTGTATTAGACCTGATATTTATTCGTGATACAGTTGTTTCTAAAGTAATCGACTTTAGCCACGTAACCCAAAGTTTTACTACTTTGTGTTTCTATACGTTCAGCGGtctcattataattatcacgCATGTTTTGAGCGGTCCACGAATGCGCCTGCTCCAGACCATAGAAAAGGTCTCTTCAAGACTGTCGCCGGAGTCATACAAGAAGTTATCCAGATTAATTCACGCCAAGGATATCTTTGGTCTTTTCTATCTCATCGggtcaatttttatatatttctacatgCTGGGACATGTcaatattatgcatataataCTTGCAGTGTACACAGttctacatatatttacaatggaTATGTTGTACATGAACTGTGTTTGTGTATTAAAAGCCTGTTTCAAGgaaattaacaataatcttCTACACATGCAAGAATTAATAGTAAACAATAAACCATACGTTCCTATGATGTTCTACTACAAGCAGAGAAATGCATTCCTGATAATGAACCTTAAGGCTTTGAAGAAGCAACATCTAACGATCAGCAACGCAGTACAGATGCTGAACAAAATTTTCAGTTTGCAACTTCTTGTTACGATAACTATGAACTTTTCTCAAATCATTTTTGGACTGTATTACTATGTGCAGTGGTATTATAGATTGTTCATCAATTTGCATAAACAGTTTGGTATAACATTCTTAACAACTACAGCGTATTACGTTATAAAAATGGTGTTACTTGTATGGGTTTGCGAGACTGGCAAGAATCGGGCTGAAGAAATCCGTACCACGATTCACGACGTACTTAATATCAGCAGAGatgagcaaataaaaaatgag TTGCagttattttctttgcaaataTTGCATTGCGAGAATACATTTTCTGCCAAAAGTCTTAATGTGGACGCACAGTTTCTCGCTACA ATGGCGGGCACCATTACTACATATTTGTTAATTGTGCTACAATTCTGGATCATATCACAATCTTGTGATGAAAAATCCGCAATCAATAGTACATGA
- the LOC139814760 gene encoding uncharacterized protein isoform X2 → MFSLKIQKHAKGKMWKRWWLFNATNFQSLMYPCFIFCRILGIFPYKINASTFEASKPRYILSTVIICIFCVLNLIFMRDIIVFKVIDFRHVTQNFGLSSFYMFSGFIIIITHVLSGPRIRLLQTIMEISSTLPPKSYQKLSRLIHVKDIFGTFYLIGLICMYFYVAHVDIIHVIFSTYIVLHTFTMDMLYMNCVCVLKACFKEINNNLLHMQELIVNNKPYVPIMFYYKQRNAFLIMNLKALKKQHLMVSNAVQMLNKIFSLQLLATTAMSFSQIIFGLYRHVQWYNRLFLNLDKQFDILFLTTTVYYFIKILLLVWACETGKNQAEEIRTTIHDVLNGSRDEQIKNELQLFSLQILHCENTFSAKGLNVDAQFLTTMADTITTYLLIVLQFWIISLSCDEKSAINST, encoded by the exons ATGTTCAGTTTGAAAATCCAAAAGCACGCAAAGGGCAAAATGTGGAAAAGATGGTGGTTATTCAACGCCACAAACTTTCAGTCCCTAATGTATCCTTGTTTTATCTTTTGCCGTATTCTCGGAATATTCCCATATAAGATTAACGCTTCGACTTTCGAGGCTTCAAAACCACGTTACATTCTATCGACAgtaattatatgtatcttCTGTGTACTAAACCTGATATTTATGCGtgatataattgtttttaaagtAATCGATTTTAGACACGTAACCCAAAATTTTGGGTTATCGAGTTTCTATATGTTCAGCGGcttcattataattatcacgCATGTTTTAAGCGGTCCACGAATACGCTTGCTCCAGACCATAATGGAGATCTCTTCGACACTGCCTCCGAAGTCGTACCAGAAGTTATCCAGATTAATTCACGTCAAGGACATTTTTGGTACATTCTATCTTATCGgattaatttgtatgtatTTCTACGTGGCACATGTCGATATTATCcatgtaatattttcaacGTACATAGTTCTACATACATTTACAATGGACATGTTGTACATGAACTGTGTTTGTGTATTAAAAGCCTGTTTCAAGgaaattaacaataatcttCTACACATGCAAGAATTAATAGTTAACAATAAACCATATGTTCCCATAATGTTTTACTACAAGCAGAGAAATGCATTCTTGATAATGAACCTTAAGGCTTTGAAAAAGCAACATCTGATGGTCAGCAACGCAGTACAGATGCTGAACAAAATTTTCAGTTTGCAACTTCTTGCTACGACAGCTATGAGCTTTTCTCAAATCATTTTTGGACTGTACCGCCATGTGCAGTGGTATAATAGATTGTTTCTTAATTTGGATAAACAGTtcgatatattattcttaacaACTACAgtgtattactttataaaaatattgttacttGTATGGGCTTGCGAGACCGGTAAGAATCAGGCTGAAGAGATCCGTACCACGATTCACGATGTACTTAACGGCAGCAGAGATgagcaaataaaaaacgag ttgcagttattttctttgcaaataTTGCATTgcgaaaatacattttctgcCAAAGGTCTTAATGTGGACGCACAGTTTCTCACTACA ATGGCGGACACCATTACTACATATTTGTTAATTGTGCTACAATTCTGGATTATATCACTTTCTTGCGATGAAAAATCTGCAATCAATAGTACATGA
- the LOC139814760 gene encoding uncharacterized protein isoform X1, whose protein sequence is MFSLKIQKHAKGKMWKRWWLFNATNFQSLMYPCFIFCRILGIFPYKINASTFEASKPRYILSTVIICIFCVLNLIFMRDIIVFKVIDFRHVTQNFGLSSFYMFSGFIIIITHVLSGPRIRLLQTIMEISSTLPPKSYQKLSRLIHVKDIFGTFYLIGLICMYFYVAHVDIIHVIFSTYIVLHTFTMDMLYMNCVCVLKACFKEINNNLLHMQELIVNNKPYVPIMFYYKQRNAFLIMNLKALKKQHLMVSNAVQMLNKIFSLQLLATTAMSFSQIIFGLYRHVQWYNRLFLNLDKQFDILFLTTTVYYFIKILLLVWACETGKNQAEEIRTTIHDVLNGSRDEQIKNELQLFSLQILHCENTFSAKGLNVDAQFLTTVSNQALALVNKIYHVYYFHCVFRWRTPLLHIC, encoded by the exons ATGTTCAGTTTGAAAATCCAAAAGCACGCAAAGGGCAAAATGTGGAAAAGATGGTGGTTATTCAACGCCACAAACTTTCAGTCCCTAATGTATCCTTGTTTTATCTTTTGCCGTATTCTCGGAATATTCCCATATAAGATTAACGCTTCGACTTTCGAGGCTTCAAAACCACGTTACATTCTATCGACAgtaattatatgtatcttCTGTGTACTAAACCTGATATTTATGCGtgatataattgtttttaaagtAATCGATTTTAGACACGTAACCCAAAATTTTGGGTTATCGAGTTTCTATATGTTCAGCGGcttcattataattatcacgCATGTTTTAAGCGGTCCACGAATACGCTTGCTCCAGACCATAATGGAGATCTCTTCGACACTGCCTCCGAAGTCGTACCAGAAGTTATCCAGATTAATTCACGTCAAGGACATTTTTGGTACATTCTATCTTATCGgattaatttgtatgtatTTCTACGTGGCACATGTCGATATTATCcatgtaatattttcaacGTACATAGTTCTACATACATTTACAATGGACATGTTGTACATGAACTGTGTTTGTGTATTAAAAGCCTGTTTCAAGgaaattaacaataatcttCTACACATGCAAGAATTAATAGTTAACAATAAACCATATGTTCCCATAATGTTTTACTACAAGCAGAGAAATGCATTCTTGATAATGAACCTTAAGGCTTTGAAAAAGCAACATCTGATGGTCAGCAACGCAGTACAGATGCTGAACAAAATTTTCAGTTTGCAACTTCTTGCTACGACAGCTATGAGCTTTTCTCAAATCATTTTTGGACTGTACCGCCATGTGCAGTGGTATAATAGATTGTTTCTTAATTTGGATAAACAGTtcgatatattattcttaacaACTACAgtgtattactttataaaaatattgttacttGTATGGGCTTGCGAGACCGGTAAGAATCAGGCTGAAGAGATCCGTACCACGATTCACGATGTACTTAACGGCAGCAGAGATgagcaaataaaaaacgag ttgcagttattttctttgcaaataTTGCATTgcgaaaatacattttctgcCAAAGGTCTTAATGTGGACGCACAGTTTCTCACTACAGTGAGTAATCAAGCGCTTGCtttagttaataaaatttatcatgtttattattttcattgtgTATTTAGATGGCGGACACCATTACTACATATTTGTTAA